A stretch of the Gracilinanus agilis isolate LMUSP501 chromosome 4, AgileGrace, whole genome shotgun sequence genome encodes the following:
- the LOC123246049 gene encoding LOW QUALITY PROTEIN: olfactory receptor 10J3-like (The sequence of the model RefSeq protein was modified relative to this genomic sequence to represent the inferred CDS: deleted 2 bases in 1 codon; substituted 1 base at 1 genomic stop codon), giving the protein MPRPNSTVVKEFTFEGFSSFRWQNRLILFVVFLGLYLMTLTGNGIIVTIIRLDRHLHIPMYFFLSALSISETCYTLAIIPRMLADLLSPQQPIAIPECATQLFFYLTFGINNCFLLTAMGYDRYVAICNPLRYSVIMRKSVCGQLACGSWGIGLGMAIIQVTSVFGLPFCDATVISHFFCDVRPLLKLACVDTTINEIINFVVSVCVLVLPMGLVFISYVLIISTILKIASAEGRKKAFATCASHLTVVIIHYGCASIIYLKPKSQSSLEQDRLISVTYTHHTLAEPCCIXSKEQGSQGCSAPSSRQESLVLLVTRNRKVHLVIIPFSQHSIINNFLTFYPRGFKVDSCNQWRWGYSVNVFFQDGTSCPLDR; this is encoded by the exons ATGCCAAGGCCAAATTCCACAGTTGTAAAGGAGTTCACCTTTGAAGGATTCTCCAGCTTCAGGTGGCAGAACCGACTTATTCTCTTTGTGGTCTTCCTAGGCTTGTACTTGATGACATTGACTGGCAATGGCATCATTGTGACCATCATTCGCCTTGACCGTCATCTCCACATACCTATGTATTTCTTCTTGAGTGCATTGTCCATCTCTGAGACATGCTATACATTAGCCATCATTCCTCGTATGCTGGCTGACCTTCTAAGCCCACAGCAGCCCATTGCCATCCCAGAATGTGCCACGCAGCTCTTCTTCTATCTTACCTTTGGCATCAACAACTGTTTCTTGCTCACAGCCATGGGTTATGATCGCTATGTGGCTATCTGCAACCCTCTAAGGTACTCAGTTATCATGAGGAAGAGTGTTTGTGGTCAACTGGCATGTGGGTCATGGGGAATTGGCCTTGGAATGGCCATTATCCAAGTGACATCTGTGTTTGGCCTCCCATTCTGTGATGCTACTGTCATCTCCCACTTTTTCTGTGATGTCCGGCCCCTCCTAAAACTTGCCTGTGTTGATACCACTATCAATGAGATCATTAATTTTGTTGTCAGTGTTTGTGTCCTTGTCTTGCCCATGGGCTTGGTATTCATCTCTTATGTCCTCATCATCTCCACTATCCTTAAGATTGCCTCTGCTGAGGGCAGGAAGAAGGCCTTTGCCACATGTGCCTCCCACCTTACTGTAGTCATCATCCACTATGGCTGTGCTTCCATCATCTACCTCAAACCCAAGTCACAGAGCTCTCTTGAGCAAGACAGACTAATTTCAGTAACTTATACT CATCACACCCTTGCTGAACCCTGTTGTATATAGTCTAAGGAACAAGGAAGTCAAGGATGCTCTGCGCCGAGCTCTAGGCAAGAAAGCCTTGTCCTCTTAGTTACTAGAAACAGAAAAGTCCATTTAGTGATTATTCCATTCTCCCAACAttcaattatcaataattttcttactttctacCCCAGAGGTTTCAAAGTAGATAGTTGTAACCAGTGGAGATGGGGATACTCAGTTAATGTCTTCTTCCAGGATGGAACATCATGTCCCCTAGATAGGTGA